CGGCCGTCGAAGAGGGCAGCTTTTCCGGCGCCGCGCGGAAGCTGCACCGCGCGCAGTCCGTGGTCAGCGAAATGGTCAGCGCACTTGAGGCGCAGATCGGCGTGCCACTTTTCGACCGCAGTGGCCGCTATCCGAAATTGACCGGCGCCGGCACGGTTCTGCTCGCCGATGCACGCGGCATCGTTTCCGGCGTCGATTCCATGAAGGCGCGGGCCCGCGGCATGTCCGAGGGCCTTGAACCGGAGCTTTCGGTCGTTGTCGACGTGTTTATGCCGATCGAGGCGATCACCGCTGCGGCGAAAGAATTTCGCGTGAAGTTCCCGGACACACCGCTGCGTCTTTATGTCGAAGCGCTGGGCGGCGTCTTTCAGCCGCTGCTTGATGGCCGCGCCAGCCTTGGAATTGCCGGCTCGTTGCCATTCATGCCGTCGTCGATCATGAGCGAAGCTCTGACGGAGTTCAGGCTGGTCCTCGTTGCCTCGCGAGACCACCCGCTCGCCTCCTATGAAGGTCCGATCCCGAAAACAGAGGTTGCGCGGCATGTGCAGCTTGTCCTGACGGATCGTTCGACTCTTTCGTCGGGGCGTGAGTTCGGCGTCATATCGCCGTCCACGTGGCGATTGTCCGATCTCTTTGCCAAACACGCTTTCCTGCTCAACGGCCTCGGCTTCGGTGGCATGCCGTTGCATACGGTGAGGCAGGATCTTGAGAATGGCAGACTTGTTGAGCTCAATATCGAAGGCGTGCCCGCCACCGGCCTCATATTGCCGATGCACGCCGTCTATCGGACGACGGCACCGCCGGGACCGGCGGGGCGGTGGTTGATCGAGCGGCTGAAAACCTGTCCCAGCCAAATAGCTTAAAGCGGCACCTGAAACTGCTTCCATTGGATCATCAGATCTCTCAGGTCGAGCTTGCGGCCGTCGATTGTGAATGTCCCGTCGCCGTTGTGGTGCAGCAGGCGTCGCTCCTTGCGTACGCGATCGATCGAGATCGCGACGGCCTCGAGAATGAACAGATTGTATTTGCCGACGAGGCTTGTATCGGCGACGCGGCATTCGATATTGGCGAGGCATTCCGCGATGAGCGGTGCGCCAACCTTTGACGCCTTTTTAGGAGTCAATTTGAACTTCGCGAATTTATCCGTCTCGGCGCCTGTGCAATTGCCGATCTCGACGACCTTGCGGGCGAGATCGACGGTCGGGATCGCGATCACGCATTCGCCAGTTTCTTTCAACGCCTTGTAGCTGTAATCCCAGGGGCCGATGATGCAGCCAATGAGCGGTGGCGTATGCTGCATCACCATATGAAAGCCCATCGTCATGATGTTCGCATGCTCGCCATGACGCGTCGTCACCAGGACTATTGGTCCGGACTCGAGAAGAAGATAGGCCTTGTCGGGATCGATGTTCTCCATACGCCTGCCTCCCCAACACCGACATCGACGCGAGACTTCATGTCCAAATATCTTTTGACGCTGATTGCATTCGTCGCCTTTGCCGCCGCCGCGCCGCTCGCTGAAGCGGACCAGAAGCCCGACCTCGTGACGAGCATTCTCGGCGATCCGGCGGCGCCCGTTGGCGGCAACCCAAAGGGCGACATCACCATTGTCGCCTTCCTCGACTATAATTGCCCATATTGCCGCCGCGCGACGCCGGACCTCGATAAATTCATCGCGAGCGACGGACACGTGAAGGTGATCTACAAGGATTGGCCGATCCTGGCACAATCCTCAATCATCGCGGCGAAGGTCGCGCTCGCAGCCAATTATCAGGGCAAATATCAGCAAGCGCATGATGCGCTCATGGCCATCACATTGCGTCCGGCAACGCTGCCTCTGATCAAGGCCGTCGTGCAATCCGCGGGCATCGATGTGAACCACCTGAACAAAGATCTTGCCGCGCATAACGAAGACATCGGGGCGCTGCTGCAAAGGAATATCGCCGAGGCCAACGCACTGCATCTGCAGGGCACGCCGGTCTTTCTTGTCGGACCTTATCTGATCGCCGGCACGCTCGACGAGGCCGGTTTCCGCAACGCTGTGGCCCGCGCGCGGGCGGCAAAATGATAGCCGATCAGCTGGCCAAACTCATGGGCTGCCAATCGCCGGCCTGACGGGCGATTCGGCTCAGCAATTCCTCGCTCGCGAGCGGTACGCTGAACAGATAGCCTTGCCCTTGTGTCGGCCCGAGGGTTTGGACGAAAGCTTCCTGTTCCCGTGTTTCGATGCCCTCGACAACGACTTCAAGCGATAGATCGCCGGCAAGCTGCGCGACAGCCTTGATGATCGCTGGTGAGGCGGTGTTGCAGTAAAGACTGCTGGTGAATTTCTTGTCGATCTTGATCTTGGAAAACGGAAAATCCAGGATGTAGGACAAGGAAGAATAGCCGGTGCCAAAATCGTCGAGCGCCAGTTTGGCCCCCGTGCCTGTGAGCGTGTCGAGCGTCTTGCGTGCCGATGGCGTATTCGCCAGCAGAAGACTTTCGGTGATTTCAAGATGCAAACGGTTCGGGCGCAGCCCGGCGCGTTGCAGGCTGCCGCGGACCGCAGCAATGAGGCGCTCGGGCTGGCAAAACTGAATCGTCGAAAGATTGACCGCGACGGCGATGTGCTCGGGCAGCCGCACAGCCATTCGGCACGCCGCGTCAAGCACCTGCTCGCCGATGTCGATGATTGCCCGTGTCTCCTCCGCGACCGCAATGAAGGCGTCTGGACGCAGCAAGCCGCGTGTCGGATGATTCCACCGAAGCAGAGCTTCCACGGCGATGATATTCCGGGAACCAAGCTCGTAGATCGGCTGATAGTGGAGTAAAAATTCATGCCGCTCGATGGCGAGCTCGATCTCGCTGCGCAGGGCACGTTGCGCGTGCAAGTCATGCTCCATGTCAGACGCGAAAATGCGGAATGTCTTGCCGCCTGCGCGCTTGGCCTCATAAAGCGCGATATCGGCTTTCTTGATAATGTCGCCGGCGATCTGTCCATTCTCAGGGAAGAGCGCGACGCCGATGCTGGCCGAAGGCGCAAAGACCTTGCCGTCGACGCTTTGCGGCTGGGTCAAAGCTATGACAATGCGCTCAACGATGCGACTGGTATCCACCAAGTCCGCGCCGCTAATCTTGACGAGAAATTCGTCGCCGCCGAAGCGGGCGATGAAATCGCCACCGCGCGTGACCGCCCGCAGCCGCCGTGCGACCTCGATAATGACGGCGTCGCCGGCTGTGTGACCCAGCGTATCGTTGATATCCTTGAATCGGTCGAGATCAATATAGAGAATCGCGAACCCTTCATTCGGCTGCGTCGCGATTGCATGCGCAATCTGCTCGCCGAATGTGTAACGGTTCATGAGCCCGGTGAGGCTGTCGTACATTGCGAGGTGTTGCGTCGCCTTGTCCGCATTGTAGACGGCGATCACATTCTTATGCAGGGAGACGGTCACGGCGAGCGTAGTGATGATTGTCCCCACCAGCAGTATGGCGGTCGCGTTGCCATAGGTGTTGTGCATCGACCCGAAACCGATGATCATCGGGACGATCATCAACATGACCTGTGTAATCACGATGCTCGGGCGCCCTGCGTTGCGGGCGACAACACCCATGGCGTAGCCGACGGCAGCGCCATTGGCGATGGCTTGCGCTCCGGGATATTGGATGAGTTCGTAACAACTCATTCCGAAAGCGGCAGTGAACAGGAACGAAAAAAGAAAAAAGCGGTGCTCGTAATAGGCGCCGTCCGCGCGCGTTTTAAGTTTGTCCTTGTGGCGAATGAAACTGCGAAAAAGAATCGTACGTCCAAGGCCGGACACCAGCGCCAGGGCGGTGAGCAGGAGAAACAGCCGATCCTTGGTTAGCGCGAAGCCTGAGAGGGCAATCGCGGTTCCCATGAAATTCGCCGAGTTCAAGGAAGATTGCGACGTGAACAGCGAGCCGACGAGATAATTGTAAAACTCATCGTCGCGGTGCGCATGTCTCCAAAGCTGCGCCCGTCGCCACAGATGCCAGCGGATGTCCTTAAACGTCATTGGGTTGCGAACGTGCCTCGAGAAATTTCGTTCGCACCCTGCACATAGAATGATTGACCGGTCGTTGTCCGGTATTATTAGATTTTAGGCCAATTTGTATGTGAGCGCCTCAAAATGGATCAGATCACAACGGCGCAAGAGCGAATTCAGACGAGCCCAGGCTCAAGGCTTTTTGTCCTCATTTCGCTACCCTTCGTTTGGCTGTAGAGACGTTGCAGCATGCGGTCTTGCGTGGCGCTGATGCGCTGCAGGCGAGAAATCTCCATGGGGGACAACCTCAGCATGTGGTCGGTCCAGGCTGCTGCCAAATAGCCCAGCTCGTTGCGAAATGCCTCCGCCTGCGGACGGTAGAAAGCCTCAAAAAGGCCGAGCCGCGCAGCATGTATCGGCAGCGTCTCGCTCGCATATTTGCGTATCCACGCCTCACCCTCGCCGGAGGCCGTAACAGCGTCGAGTGCGCCCAAAGCTTCGAACTCTGTTGCGGTCGATTCGGTGCCATTCGATAAAAGTTTTAACGCGATTCGATTGCCGACGCGTCGCGAGAGAACCGCCGAGGCAGAAACAGGGAAATGGTTGAACTTCACTTCGGGATAGCTGAACGAGGTGTGCTCTTCCGCGATCGCGATGTTGCAAGACACCTGCGCGTCGACGCCACCGCCAATGCTTTTGCCCTCGATCGTCACCATCGTGATCGCGGCGCCCGAGAGGCTTGAAGCATTACCGATGACGTCTTCAACCGAGAGCCGCGCGTGCTCCAACAAACCAGCCCTGTCACCCTTGGCGATACAATCCAGGTAAAAATCGAGATCACCCCCAAGGGTGAAAATCGGCCCCTTGGAACGATAGACAAAAAAGCGGATTGGGGATCGCGCGTAGCTCTCTTTTCCCCAAAGCGCGATGACGGCTTTTTGCAAACGGAAGAGACTATCGACAAGCCCGAGCGTGAAAACCGGCTTCGGTTCCGGCGCGAGAGTGACCCAGAGGGTTTTGATCTGCGGTTCGTAATCGAGTTTGAGCTGCGCGAGAGGTCCAGACTTATGGCGGATCGCATCGATCACCTCATCCGAGGAAATCTGGATGTCCTTAGGACGCGTAATTTCTGAAACGGAGACGTTCAGCACGGCAAAACTCGACGTGTTCACATAACGTTAACACATTAGATATGCGCGTTTACAATTTGTAAACCATAATACTCGTCAATTTGATTCAAAATTGATGCGACAATGTTGCTGGCATGCTGCGTCGAAGCGTCATTGAAAAACGAAGCCGTTTGAAATCACGAAAGCTATGCGCTCCGCCGCACAGTTTCGCGCTCAAATCTATTTGAAGAATCTGCATGTCTGTTATGCGTAGTGCGCGCGTTACACGACGCCGCTAGTCGCCGCACAAACTGAGCGTTATGAAGCAAAGCTTGGCACGTAGCCAAAGCGGAGCTTTAAAGAATCGATTCGACATGCAGGGTGTTTTTGATGTCGCGATCGTCGGCGCCGGCGCGGCGGGACTCACAGCAGCGCTTGAGCTTACGAACGCGGGCCGATCGGTCGTTATTCTCGAAGCGCGTGAGCGCGCGGGCGGCCGGGCTCATACGTTCATCGCGCTTGGCGAGATTCCGCTCGATGCGGGTTGCGGCTGGGTTCATTCGGTTGATCGCAACGTCCTCGTTCCGCTGATCGAGGATGCCGGTCTGGCGCTGGAGAAAAGCGCAGCGAATTGGGGCCGCCAGTCCGGCGATCAAGGCTTCAGCGCAGCAGAACAGAAGGCGTTCGCGGAAGCTTATGAAGCCTTCGACGCGCGGCTCGCAGCGGCTGCGCTCAAGAATGTCGATGCGCCGGCGTCAGACTTTTTCGAGCCGGGCGACAGATGGAACGGCCTGATTGACGCCGTGAGCTCTTATTATAATGGCGCCGAATATGATCGCGTCTCCGTGCTCGACTATGCGGCCTACGTCGACACCGGCATGAATTGGCGCCTGAAACAGGGATATGGTGCGGCGGTTGCGGCATTGACGGCTTCGGTGGCGCCGCGTTTTTCCTGCGCCGTTACCGCAATCGATCATCGCAGCGCGCCGGTACGGCTGGAGACCGAACAAGGTCCTCTCGCGGCGCGGACGGTGATCATTACAGTGCCGACGAACCTTCTCGCCAAAGAACGGATCGTTTTCTCGCCGGCTCTGCCAGACAAGATCGAGGCCGCCGCACGCCTGCCGCTGGGCAGAGCTGAGAAGGCCTTTTTCTACCTGGACAAGCCGGAAGAACTGCCTGTCGAGGGACATTTCTTTGGCCGGATCGACCGGGCTGCGACGGGGTCTTATCATACGCGTCCGTTCGGACGTCCTTATCTCGAAGCCTATCTCGGCGGCCGGAACGCTGAGGATTTGATCCGCGAAGGAAAGGGCGCTCTCACCGCCTTTGCGCTTGATGAATTGAGCGAACTTCTCGGCTCGTCGTTTCGTCGCCGTGCACAGCCGCTCGCCGAAACCGAATGGGGGCGAGACCGCTGGGCGCTCGGCGCTTATTCCCATGCATTGCCCGGTCACGCCGCGGCGCGGGGGGCCCTTGCCGCGCCGGTCGCGGAGCGGCTGTTCTTCGCTGGCGAGGCGACCCATCCGTTTTTCTTCTCAACGGTGCATGGCGCGTGGGAGAGCGGGCTTCGCGCCGCGCACGAAGTGCTCGCCGTGCTGCCAGCCCCAATACTTTGACAAAGTCCGCTCGACAGTTTCGGATAAGTTGCAGCCGGTAAATTTTGCTTTCGGGGGGAGGCTATCTCGCATGAGCTATAGTACGGCCGTCCTGATTATTTTGGTTGTCGGGCTGGCTGCAGCCGCAGTGACGCTTGTCGTCCAGAAAGCTGTCGCGGCCGATCTGCGGCGCGAACATCATGAGGTGGGTTCGACCGTCTTCCTGCAGCTCGGCGTCATTTTCGCCGTTCTTCTTGCGTTCGTCTTTAGCGAGGCCTGGACCGAATATAATGAAGCGTCCGCGGCCATCGATCTGGAAGTTGCCGCCCTGCATGGCGCCGCGATGCTCGCTGCCACTTTGCCGCCGCCCGCGGCAAAGGAGATTCTGAACAAGGAGCAGGCTTATCTCGACAGCGTCGTGCAAAGTGAATGGCCGATCATGGCCGCGCACCGTAGCGAAGATATCCTGACCGACCATAAGCTGCGGGCGCTGATCCAGGCGGCTGCCGGTCTCAAATTTAACGACCCCGCCGAAAACTATACAAAGCCGGAAATCCTTTCGCTGCTCACGCAAGCGCATGCGCAGCGCGAAGTGAGAATCTACCAAGCGGGCAGCGGCATTCCCGGTGCGCTCTGGACGGTGCTGATCGGGTTCGAGGCCATCCTCGTTACTTTCGTTGTTCTGTCCGGGCTGCGTTTTTGGACGACGGCCGCGCTCGTCTCTGGGATATTTGCCGCTTCCGTGTCGAGCATTCTGGTCGTGGCCCGGCTGCTCGATTATCCGTTCGAAGGCGCTCTCGCTTTGGGGCCGCATGATTTCATCGCGGTGACAAAGAAGGTGACCGAACTGCTCGTCAGCGGCGGGTGACGCTCTCCGCCGGGCGGCTTTTGTCGGCCCCGGCGCGAAACAATAACATTTACGGCAAAATAGATTGCATTATACGATCAAATCCTCGGCGGATTGACTGTTTGCCGGAGAGTGAATTTGCATGAGCGCGCCGGTTTTTATTACGCATTCCTCGCGCGATTATAAGCAATCGCGGACGATCGTCGACGTTCTCGAGAAAAACGGCATTCCCTGCTGGATTTCCGAGCGGGACATCGGCGCGGGCGACAATTATGGCGACGCCATCGTCGATGCGATCGAGAACGCCAAGGTGATGGTGCTGGTCTTCTCTGCCAACGCCAACAATTCCGACGAGATCAAGAAGGAGATCGCGCTGGCGAGCCAGCGCAAACTGACCGTCGTGCCCATCCGGATCGAGGATGCGACGCCGAGCAAGGCCTTCCGCTATGAACTGATCACCCGCAACTGGATCGACGCTTTCCCGGATTGGAATCAGGCCATGGAGATGCTCACCCGGCGCGTCTCCGTCATCGTCAATGGGGCCGAAGCGCGCTTGCCGGAGCCTGTGCCGAAGCCCAAACCGACGCCGACACCTCGCATCTCGCCAGCCATGATTGCGGCATTGGTTGCCGGGGTCGCAATCATTGGCGGCGGTGCGGCTTACGGGCTTTGGCCGCGGCCGCCGGTTGTCGTTGTGCACAACGACGATACAATTCAGCAAAAGCCGGCGCCTCAACCGCCGCCGGCCAAACCCACTGCGGATAAGACGGCCGTCGTCGTGCAAGGCGATGGCGAAACCGCCCCGGCGGTCAACCCGGCGCCTCTAAATCCCGCTCCGGCCGCAAAGCTGGCATCGCCACCCCCAGCTTCGAAAAAGACCGTGATCGCGGCGGTTGGTCCGATCGTGCCCGTTCAGACGATCGCGCCGCCGAAGTTGGTCAGGCCCGCGGCCCCGGCGATCGCTATCAAGCCGCCGCCCTATAATCTCGCGACAAAGGGCGGCCAAGTCTTTCAGGAGTGTAGGAATTGTCCGCAAATGGTCGTCGTGCCACGCGGCGCGGCCACCTTGGGCTCACCCGCGGGCGAGCCCGGCCGGCAATCGAATGAATTGGCGCCGCATGGCGTAACCATCGGCGCGCCGTTTGCGGTGGGCCGCTATGCGGTCACCTTCGATGAATGGGACGCCTGCGTCGCCGATGGCGGCTGCAATGGCTACAAGCCGGATGACAACGGCTTTGGCCGCGGCAAACACCCGGTCATCTTCGTTTCGTGGAACGATGCCAATGGCTATGTCAAATGGCTCAAAAGCAAAACCGGAGCGCCCTATCGCTTGCTGAGCGAGGCGGAATGGGAATATGCGGCGCGCGGCTGCACCACGGCCGAATGCCCGAATACGCCCTTCTGGTTCGGCGATATTTCGCCCGAGCTCGCCAATTACGATTCGCGCTATTCCTACGAGGGGAGTACGAAAGCCGATCGCGCGTTGGAGACGGTTCCGGTCGATCAGGGCAAGCCCAATCCGTTTGGGCTCATCAATATGCTTGGAAACGTCCAGCAATGGGTCGAAGACTGTTGGAACGCCCAATTGGATTCAGTCCCGGCCGATGGCAGCCCGGTACTCACCGGCGATTGCAGCGACCGGGTCATCCGCGGCGGCTCTTATTCGGACAAGCCGGATGCCTTGCGGGCGGCGTCGCGGGCATGGGACGCGGCGGACGATCGTGAATCGCCGAATGTTGGATTTCGTGTCGGGCGCAGCCTGACGCCATAAGAAGACTGATACAAACTGGACGTGCAATTCGACGGGCGGCGATAGAGAGGTTCGTGATGTTGCGTTTGCGAATGCACCAGGCCGTCCGTGCCTTGGCATGTTTGGGATTTGCCGGCCTCTGCACCTTTGGCGCGGTGAGCGGGGCGCAGGCGGAGACGCGGCGTGCCTTTGTTCTCGGTGTGCAGCGCTATTCCGACTCCGACATTCAAAGCCTCACCCGTTCGGATGCCGATGCAGCCGACATCGCCGGCGATTTGGAAGATCTCGGCTTCGACAAGAAGAATGTCACGCTCGCCACCGATCTGCGAACGAAGGACGATTTCGACAAGAAATTCCAGGCCTTCCTCAAGACGATTCAAGAAGGCGACGATGTCGTCTTCTTTTTTTCCGGCCACGGCGTCGGCGTCGAAGCGACCAATACGAATTATCTGCTGTTCAGCGATTTGAAGAGCCTCAAGACCTACACCAAGTCGCAATTGCTCGATTCGGATCGGCGCGACGATATCATCGCGTTGAAAATGCCATCCTTCCAGGGCCAATACGAAACGGAAGAAATCCCCAAGGACGGCGTTTCGGCGTCCGAAATCATCCAGCAGATCGCGGAAAAGAAACCGCGCGTCGCTTTCATCGTCCTCGACGCCTGCCGCTCCTTGCCCCCGGCGGCGGGCGATATTCGTGCATTGAAGCGCAGCCCCACTTCCGGCAGCCGTCTGTTGCCCGATGACGATCTCCCGAACGGTTTCCTCGTTCTTTATTCGGCGTCGTTCGGCGAGACGGCCATCGAAAGTTTTGGGCCCGGAGACAGGCGCCGCAATTCGCTATTCACGGAAGTTTTGCGACAGGAGATGCAACGCCCAGGGCAAACGCTGCCGCAATTGGCCGACCGGGCCCGGCTTGTCGTTCACTCCTATGCCGAGAAGGGGGGCTATCAGCAGGATCCGGAATATTTCAACGATCTTGCCACCGCCGCCGATTTCAAATTGATCGATGGCGTCGGGGCGGACCGCTTTCCGCTCTCGCAGCAGCAATGCGAAGGCGCGCAGCAGGATTGGGAGCAGATCAGTCAGGGGCCGACGCGCGAAACGCTCGAGCGCCATCGCCGCCGATTCCACGATTGTCCAACGGCGGAGCTGGCGCGCCGCGCGCTCGTCAATTTGATCAATTCTCCGGAAGACACGTCGGCGGTCGCGACGCCGCTCAATCGCGATATCGATGATTGCGATCGGCTTGCCGCCGCGGATATCGATACGGCCAGACCGCCGGAAGTGCCCGGCGTACCGCTCGCCAACATCGATTTCGACGCTGCGGCGCCGGCCTGCCAGAAGTCGATCAAGCGGAACCCGCGCATCGCGCGCTTCCTCTATAATTACGGGCGCGCCGAAGCTGCGGCGGCAAACTCCATGCGCCCGGATGATCCGGCGCGTCAGGAAAAATTGCTGGCCGCGCATGCCGCGTTCAAGGACGCGGCTGAACGCGGCTATGTCGCTGCGCTCTATAATCTGGCGACACTCTACGATTATACCGAATCCGCCGATCAAGATCAGGATGAGGCCAACAAGGACTTGAGTGAAGCCGCCAACCAGGGCTTTCCGGCGGCGATGTATGAACTCGGCTTGCGCTACGAGAAAGGTTCGTTTGGTATTCAGGCCGATTTCGCTCAGTCTTATGAATGGATGGCGAAGGCAGCGGAAGCCGGTTCGGTCGCGGCCATGGTCGAGGTCGCCGAGTCGCTTTGGATTGGTCTGGGTGTGACTCCCAATCCGCGCCGCGCCGTCGATTGGGCGGAACGCGCCGCGGATGCAGGGTCGGTCGATGCCAAAGTCGACCTCGGCCTTTTCTATTATCGGGGCTATAGAATCAACGATGAGAACGGCGATGCGGACGATGCGAAAACAGTTCTGTCCGACAATTCGCTGGCGCTTCTCTGGTTTGGCCGGGCCTCACAGTCGAATAATCCGGCGGCACAATATAACCTTGCCTATATGATGGAGCGTGGCGACGGCCTGCCGATTCCGGCGCCTGAAATCGCCGCGCGCTATTACCGGCTTGCGGCGCATGGCGGCTACGAAGATGCGGAAATCGATCTGGCCGAGAGACTCCGCTCCGGACGTATTCTCACCAATCCGGAAAACGGCGCCAACGAAGCCGTCGATCTGCTGGAGCGGGCACTGAGCCAAGGCTCGACACGCGCCGCGGCCTATCTTGCGGAAATCTATCGCAACGGCGAATTCGGCTATGAGAAGAATCCGCTCAAGGCAATGCAATACGCGTATAAGGCAATCGACCTGTCAGTCCAGGCGGACCCGTCAACGGAAGACGGTAACCCGTTCTTCGAAATCGATGCAGGTATCTTGCTCGCGGAAATGGCGGTAACTGGCCAGGCCAACGATATCAATGGCAAGCCGTTGTTGAACGACGACGAGGTTGCGCGACTGCAGAAATATTATGGCACAGTCAATCCTGACGTGCGCAAAGTCGAAGTCCGTAAGCTGGAGGTCCCGCTTGGCTGTGCCGGCGGTTACACGCGTCCAGACAGCATCTGGGTGTGGGACTGGGGTCGCAAGGAAGCGCCGACGGAGCCGCAATTTCGCAGCATTGAGCGTCAGACCAGTTGCTACGACAACGAGACGCTGCGGCGCACCCTAGCCGCAAGCTTTCTGCTCGCGCGCAAAACCAAGGTTCCCTTCGCCGACCTGATTTATCAACAAATCAAGGAGGCACGAGAGAGCGTGGACAATGGCACCGTCTCGCGCCGCCGCCACCGTTATTGATGTGTCGCGTCCGCAAATATAGTTGAACTCGATGCCCGTCCGGTATAATATAAATTAAAATGATACTTGGCGGTTGGGAGAGTGGGATGACTGCCCAGCGATCGAATCTATTCAAAACATCCAGCTTTATTGCCGTCTGCGCCTTTGCATTAAGCGGCCCAGCGTACGTTGCGCCTACCCCGGCGCAAGCGCAATTTGGGTTCTTCCCTTTTCCGTTTCCGTGTTGCCATCATGGTGGTGGCCGTCGCCACCGTGAACGCACGCATCACACGAGCCGCCACAATGATTCGGGCGACGATGACGACGATTCCGCGTCGTCGTCTTCATCGGATGAATCGACCCGTGAACTCGCCAAACTCGCGCCGCCATCGGCGCACGAGCAAATGGCGCTGCTCAAGAACGTCAACGCCAGTGATTCGCTTGGCGCGGTTGGCTCGTCGGACGATCAGGACACGTCGAATAACGCTGTGAGCAACGATGCCGATCGCGATTACACGTCGATGGTCGATCAGCTCATGC
This Methylovirgula sp. DNA region includes the following protein-coding sequences:
- a CDS encoding DUF2610 domain-containing protein, translated to MLRLRMHQAVRALACLGFAGLCTFGAVSGAQAETRRAFVLGVQRYSDSDIQSLTRSDADAADIAGDLEDLGFDKKNVTLATDLRTKDDFDKKFQAFLKTIQEGDDVVFFFSGHGVGVEATNTNYLLFSDLKSLKTYTKSQLLDSDRRDDIIALKMPSFQGQYETEEIPKDGVSASEIIQQIAEKKPRVAFIVLDACRSLPPAAGDIRALKRSPTSGSRLLPDDDLPNGFLVLYSASFGETAIESFGPGDRRRNSLFTEVLRQEMQRPGQTLPQLADRARLVVHSYAEKGGYQQDPEYFNDLATAADFKLIDGVGADRFPLSQQQCEGAQQDWEQISQGPTRETLERHRRRFHDCPTAELARRALVNLINSPEDTSAVATPLNRDIDDCDRLAAADIDTARPPEVPGVPLANIDFDAAAPACQKSIKRNPRIARFLYNYGRAEAAAANSMRPDDPARQEKLLAAHAAFKDAAERGYVAALYNLATLYDYTESADQDQDEANKDLSEAANQGFPAAMYELGLRYEKGSFGIQADFAQSYEWMAKAAEAGSVAAMVEVAESLWIGLGVTPNPRRAVDWAERAADAGSVDAKVDLGLFYYRGYRINDENGDADDAKTVLSDNSLALLWFGRASQSNNPAAQYNLAYMMERGDGLPIPAPEIAARYYRLAAHGGYEDAEIDLAERLRSGRILTNPENGANEAVDLLERALSQGSTRAAAYLAEIYRNGEFGYEKNPLKAMQYAYKAIDLSVQADPSTEDGNPFFEIDAGILLAEMAVTGQANDINGKPLLNDDEVARLQKYYGTVNPDVRKVEVRKLEVPLGCAGGYTRPDSIWVWDWGRKEAPTEPQFRSIERQTSCYDNETLRRTLAASFLLARKTKVPFADLIYQQIKEARESVDNGTVSRRRHRY